CTTTTTCGAAGTGCAGATGACCCTCGCTGAGGGCTGTATGTCGTCGGCTTGGGTGCTTGGTGTTGTGGCGATTCATAACTGGCAGATGGCGCTGTTCGATGACCGTGCGGCGCAGGATGTGTGGGGCAATGACTCCAGCGTGCTGATCTCTTCTTCCTATATGCCGGTGGGCAAGGTCGAACGGGTGGAGGGCGGTTTCAGGCTCAGCGGGCGCTGGGGCTTTTCGTCCGGCAGCAAGCATTGCGAGTGGGCGTTTCTCGGGGCGCTGGTGCCGGCGGAAGAGGCCGGTGGTGCGCCGGACTACCGGACGTTCCTGGTGCCGCGCAGTGACTACCAAATCCTCGATAACTGGAACGTCATGGGCCTGGAAGCCACAGGTTCTCACGACATCCTGGTCGAAAACGCCTTCGTCCCCGAGTACCGCACCCATCGGGCGTTCGACGGTTTCATGCAGAACAGCCCCGGAAATGCGGTGAACACCGCGCCGCTGTTCCGCCTGCCGTTCGGGCAGATTTTCGTGCGGGCAGTGTCGTCGGCGGCCATCGGTGCGCTGCAAGGCGCGGTGGATCAGTTTGTCGAACACAACCGCGCGCGGATCGGGGTCAATGACGGACGCAAGATGGTCCAGGATCCGGCCGCGCAATCGGCGCTGGCCAACGCCATGGTCTGCGTCGACGAGTGCAAGACCGTGCTCTATCGCAACTTCGCCTTGATGCTGGAACGGGCGCAAAAAGCCGAGCCGCTGAGCATGCCCGAGCGGGTGAAGATGCGTTACGACTCGGCACGGGTCGCCGACAAATGCGCGAAAGCGGTGGGCGAGCTGATGTTCAACAGCGGCGCCTCGACGATTTTCCGCAGCCACCCGATCAACCGTGCGTTCCGCGACATTCACACCGGTCGCGCCCACGTCGCCAACAGCCCGGCGAAGTACGCCTGGAACCTCGGCGCCGTGAGCATGGGGCAGGACAGCAACGACTTTTTCCTCTGACCGCACTGCGCTGAATCGGCTAGTCCGTTTGCAGGATTCGAGCGCCGTGGCGATGCCCGAGCATTAGCGCGAAGGCGTGGTTCTCCGGCGCCGGCTGCGCATCCAACAAGTACAAGGATCAACCATGAAATTTTCCCTGATTTACGAAGCCCAGACGGTGGATTCCAGCCGTGAAGGCGATCGCAAGATTTTCGAAGACACCGTCGAACAGGCCGTGCTGGCCGACAAACTGGGCTTCGATACGTTCTGGTGCGTGGAGCACACGGCGCTCAGCAACTATTCGCACATGTCCGCCCCGGAAACCATGCTGGCGTTCGTCGCCGGTAAAACCGAGCGGATCGGCATCGGCCACGGCGTGGTCTGCCTGCCACCGGCGATGAACCACCCGGTGAAGGTCGCCGAGCGCATCGCTACCCTCGACCTGCTGTCCAAGGGCCGCGTGCATTTCGGCGTCGGCAAGGGCGGCACCCAGCAGGAGGCCGGCACTTTCGGCTACGACCTGACGACGTTGCAGCCGCAGATCGACGAGATGATGTACCTGATCCCGAAAATGTTCGTGTTCGACGAAATTGAGCATCAGGGCGATTTTGTGCAAATCCCGAAACGGCCGATCCATCCCAAGCCTTATCAGGATCCGCACCCGCCGATGTACCTGGCCTGCACTAACACCGACTCGCTGAAAAAGGCCGGCAGCCGTGGCATGGGCGCGCTGGTACTGGGCTTTGGCGGCCCGGAAGAGATCGCCAAGAAGGTCGAGGTCTATCACCAGGCTTGGGACAACCGTGACGTGAAACATCAGGTGGGCTTCCGTCCCAACCGCCACATCGCGGCGCTGTGCCCGGCGATTGTGCTGGAAGACAACGATGAAGCGCGGCGCATCGGTATCCGTGGTCAGCGTTATTTCATGGAGTCGCTGGGTTACTGGTACGGCGGCGGCGAGCGTCCGGATCCGGAAAAGTGGAAGGACGACACCTTCGTCGATGGCAACGGGCAGAGCGTGATCAAGTCGCGGTTTGCTTCGGAAGAGGTCAGCGTCGATTTCTCCGACCCGACCATGGCCATGATGAACCCCAACCATGCGTACGGCACCGTTGAGGATTGCATTGGCTATGTGCAGCGGCTGATTGATGCCGGGGCCGACGAGATTCTGTTTATCTGCCAGATGGGCACGGTGCCGCAGTGGGCGCAGCTGGAGACGTTGAAGAATATTGGGGAGAAGGTGATTCCGCATTTCCGCAAATCCTGATCAAGCGCCTCGTAACCTGTGGGAGCGGGCTTGCCCGCGATGAGGTAATTACATCCAGCATCTCTGTTGTCAGATATACCGCCATCGCGGGCAAGCCCGCTCCCACAGGTATTTGTGTTGCTCTTCCTCGCTTCATCAAGGGCTGGAACGGAATCCAGTCCCCATTTCCAACGGGTCCCCAAGGCCCGTTTTTTTATGCCTGCGTTCCAGGCGTGCGCTAGTCCCATTGGACGATGTTTCCCCCCGGCGAACCCGTTTGAATAGGCCTCAATACAGTCTCCCCGGCAATCGCCGTCGGGCGGCTCGGCCTGAGAACAACGAGGAGTGCATCCATGGATATCCGTGGTCTGGGTTACGTCACCCTGTTATCCAGTGATCTTGTGCAGTGGCGGCAGTACGCAAGTCAGGTGCTCGGCATGATGGTTGCCGGCAGCGATGACGATGAGCGCCTGTACCTGAAAATGGACGAGCGCCACCACCGGATTCTGGTGGAGAAAAGCACCGAAAACGGCTTCGGCGCCTGCGGTTGGGAAGTGTCGGGCAAAGCGGCGCTCGAGCAGGCTGTCAGCGAGCTGGAACACGCCGACGTGCAAGTCACCCGTGGCACGGAGGCTCAGGCCAGGGACCGTAAAGTCCAGGAACTGGTGCACTTCAGCGATCCGGACGGCAACCGTCACGAATTGTTTTGGGGCCCGTTGCAGGACTTCGCGCGCTTCGTGTCGCCGGTCGGCGTGAAAGGTTTCGTCACCAATGAACTGGGCATGGGCCACGTGGTGCTGCCGGCGCCGAGCTTCGAACGTTGCCAGGATTTCTACGAACAGGTGCTCGGTTTCGGTCTGTCGGACCTGATGAAAGTCCGCTTCACACCGGACCCGGCCGAACCGCAAAAACGCATTCATTTCCTGCATTGCAATAACGGCCGCCACCATTCGCTGGCGATTTTCGAGTGCCCGATGCCCCACGGCTGCGTGCACATGATGGTCGAGGTCAACGCGCTGGATGAAGTCGGCCGGGCCCTCGACCGGGTGCAGGCCAACGGCGTGAAGATGTCCGCCACCCTCGGCCAGCACACCAACGACCAGATGATCTCGTTCTACATCAAGACCCCGTCCGGGTTTGACCTGGAGTACGGCTGCGATGGCCTGGTGGTCGATTGGGATCGGCACACGCCGTTCGAAAGCACCGTGGTCAGCCACTGGGGCCATGACTTCAGTGTCGGTCGCCAATGAGGAATACGACGATGGACAAGCGAATGACCACGGCCGAAATGGTCGGCCAACTGCGTGACGGCATGACCATCGGCATCGGTGGCTGGGGCCCGCGACGCAAGCCCATGGCGCTGGTG
The sequence above is a segment of the Pseudomonas sp. HS6 genome. Coding sequences within it:
- a CDS encoding acyl-CoA dehydrogenase family protein, whose translation is MLNQDLIRQRLSQRARELVPILRERALDAAQTGQLPEETLKDFQDAGFFRILQPSRWEGYELEPKDFFEVQMTLAEGCMSSAWVLGVVAIHNWQMALFDDRAAQDVWGNDSSVLISSSYMPVGKVERVEGGFRLSGRWGFSSGSKHCEWAFLGALVPAEEAGGAPDYRTFLVPRSDYQILDNWNVMGLEATGSHDILVENAFVPEYRTHRAFDGFMQNSPGNAVNTAPLFRLPFGQIFVRAVSSAAIGALQGAVDQFVEHNRARIGVNDGRKMVQDPAAQSALANAMVCVDECKTVLYRNFALMLERAQKAEPLSMPERVKMRYDSARVADKCAKAVGELMFNSGASTIFRSHPINRAFRDIHTGRAHVANSPAKYAWNLGAVSMGQDSNDFFL
- a CDS encoding LLM class flavin-dependent oxidoreductase yields the protein MKFSLIYEAQTVDSSREGDRKIFEDTVEQAVLADKLGFDTFWCVEHTALSNYSHMSAPETMLAFVAGKTERIGIGHGVVCLPPAMNHPVKVAERIATLDLLSKGRVHFGVGKGGTQQEAGTFGYDLTTLQPQIDEMMYLIPKMFVFDEIEHQGDFVQIPKRPIHPKPYQDPHPPMYLACTNTDSLKKAGSRGMGALVLGFGGPEEIAKKVEVYHQAWDNRDVKHQVGFRPNRHIAALCPAIVLEDNDEARRIGIRGQRYFMESLGYWYGGGERPDPEKWKDDTFVDGNGQSVIKSRFASEEVSVDFSDPTMAMMNPNHAYGTVEDCIGYVQRLIDAGADEILFICQMGTVPQWAQLETLKNIGEKVIPHFRKS
- a CDS encoding VOC family protein, with translation MDIRGLGYVTLLSSDLVQWRQYASQVLGMMVAGSDDDERLYLKMDERHHRILVEKSTENGFGACGWEVSGKAALEQAVSELEHADVQVTRGTEAQARDRKVQELVHFSDPDGNRHELFWGPLQDFARFVSPVGVKGFVTNELGMGHVVLPAPSFERCQDFYEQVLGFGLSDLMKVRFTPDPAEPQKRIHFLHCNNGRHHSLAIFECPMPHGCVHMMVEVNALDEVGRALDRVQANGVKMSATLGQHTNDQMISFYIKTPSGFDLEYGCDGLVVDWDRHTPFESTVVSHWGHDFSVGRQ